In the Candidatus Rokuibacteriota bacterium genome, ACTCGTGCAGGTGACTGTTGGTCCAGCCCATCGCGACCTGGAAGATCTCGTGCAACCGGTCCAGGCGCACCCCGCGGGGGACGAGGACCCGGCGCCAGATCTCGGGTTCGATCTCCAGCAGCGAGATCTTAAGCTAGTAGGGAGGCCCCGGGCCGCTCCTCGTCCCGCGGGCCTTTGACCTCGGTGACGTCTCGCTTCGGCCGCTGCCCCATCGACCTGGAATGATCTTCCCCATCGTGGCTCCTCAGCAGCGATGATCCCGATTCTCTCATGGGCGCCCTCGCCGCATGACGCAGTGTGACCCTCCTGGAAGCCCACGTCCGCCGCTTCACCAGGCGAATTGTAACTGAACGTCTGTACGACGCGCAGGGACGATCCAGGCCCACGGATCCCCGCGGCCTCGCCCACCGGCCTCCTCTCGGGGCCAGTCAGACTTGCCTCACTCGTATCTCAAGAACTTCCGATGAGCCTCCTTGGCCGCCCTCACGTCAACGCCGAGGTAATAGCGGCACGTCGTATCAAGCCGCTCGTGGCCAAGCAGCTCCTTGATATGCCCGATCGGACAGCCGTTGAACAAGCGATATTCCTCAGATCAGTAAGATTCAGGAACTGTTCCCTCGGACTGTCACGGCACCGTCACGTTGAACCGCGCGCTTTCGGCTACTGGAATATGGAACGGCAGGGCCCCGTAGGGTCGAGCCAGCATATGCCGGTCGTCGCCTACAGCTCCGCATCAGGCCCGCCAGCGGAACGCCGCCCATTCTTGCAGCGACGAAGTGCCCCGCCCGCCATCGGCCGCTTGCTGAATTTAGACGGAACTTAGACGCGCTCTTGACCGGTGGGTTTGACACGACTCATGACGACGTGGCTCCTGAAAATGTTAAGAAACTTCTCGACGTTAGCGCGGTCACGCTTGCTCAGCGGAGCCTCGATGTTAAGCCGTGTACGGAGCTTCCTCTCCGGCACGATTACAGCCGAGAGTGTATCAAGGAATCCATTCGAGACTAGCCTCTTGATGAAGTTACGCTCTGGATCGGAAAGGCGACCCCAGGCCGCGAACCCGTCCAGCGTGCCTTCCTGATCATTGAGGCGATAGTTCAGGTCGCCCGCGGTACCGACATAGAGCGGTCGATGGGCACCGTCGCAGATGATGTACCAGCCCGGCTCCGCAGCGATCGGTGGACCTGACACTGAAAAGTAGTAACGATCGACAACGCGGAGCTCACGTACCGTTGCCTCCCCACTCACGACCAGCTCCTGCAGCACCTCCAACAGGCGCTGGCCAACGCCGCTTTCGTTCAGGTTGATCCTATCGCACACCAAAACGCCGGGCGATCCACCATTGCCCTTGTCTCGCTTCCGTGGCATCGCCGTCTCCACAGGCCACCGGTCAGCACTTCATGCGCTTGCGGCTGCGCCCTCTGATGGGCTCCACGACCACCGTCTCCTCGTGAGCCACCGTGTCCGCCGCCATCATGCCAGACCTCCCATGCCGGCGACGTTCTCCGCAGACCCTCGTTTCAACCAGCACCGCGCCCTCGCCGACGATGCTCGCGGATTTCCCCCTGGCGCTCAGCGCCCGGCGGCCTGCCCGCGAAAGAGCCAGACGCGGCTCCTTTCGTTGCTCTTGAAGGTGCTGTTGACGATGGCGATCGCCCCTGCCCCGTTGACGGCGAGCTTCCTCATCAGCAACCCTTGCTGACTGCCGTTGAAGCCGAGTGCCGGATCGACGCTGCCCGGGATAACCGTCGGCGGCGCGAACGTCCGGCCGCCGTCGCGGGAATACGTGAACCCGAGCCCTTCCGGATAGTTCCGCCGGCCAGGGAAGAGCTCCCAGCTGACGTAAAGGTTGTCCCGGCCGTCCACGCTCAGGGCCGGGAAATGGACGCTCTCGAACTTCTCCGTGTGCGGGCTCGAAATCTCCTTCGGCGCCTCGAAGGCGCGTCCCCCATCGCGCGACCGGGTGTAGTGGATGCGATATCGATCGAAGGGGCCGGCCGGACTTTCCGCGTACGCGAGATGAACGGCGCCCTTGCGGTCCGTCGCGATCTTCGGCGCGTCGGCGTGCCCGCCGCTTTCGAGGACGATCCGCGGCGCGCCGAACGACCGGCCCCCGTCGGTCGACTTGGCGACGCGGATGTTCGCAGCCCTGTCTTCCCCGACGGTCCAGGCCAGATACACATCGCCCCGGGCATCGACGGCCAGGGAGGGACCGCGCGCGGGAGTTGCGTCGCCCCCGCCGGCGATGCGCACCGGGCGGGAGAAGCGGCGGCCCCGATCGGTGGAGCGGCTGAACCACAGGGTCCCTTCGTACTCCGTCCAGGCTGCGTAGAGATTGCCCTCGGGGCCCATGGCGAGGTCCAGGCTCCCGTTGTGCCAGTAGCGCCGGGTGAGACGCCCTTTGCCGGACCCGGCGATGTCGTTCGAGAGGTTGAGCGGATCGCTGATGGTCTTTCCGCCGTCGGTCGACCGCGCGAAAAAGATCTCCCCGCCATGCGAGCCCCCGGAAAAGACGATCTCCTGCCAGAGGATATACACCTCGATCGTGTCGGTGGAGGTGATGAGCATTCGGGGAAGCCAGGAGAAGATCCGCGGGCTCCTGGAGACGTTGACCGGTTCCTCGAGCCGCTTGTGCCCGTCGGGCGCGTACATCTGGACAAAGATATCCTTCCGGGACTGATCGGCCCAGGCGACCGCGACGAAGCCCCGCTCGTTGATGGCCACGGTGGGGTCGTCGACGTAGTCATACTCCGACTCATTCATGCGCCAGGGCCCCCGGTATCCCCCGCCCGAGGCGACCTCGATCTTCTCGCCCCATGTCACGCCCGGCGCGTGCGCTTGCCCGAGGGCGAACACCACGCTCAGAACGACCGCCAGCAGCACGCAAACGCCAAGGAGTATCTTCAGGTACTCCCGGATCGAGTGTGGGTCATCCCAACCCCTAGGGGTAACTCCCTGGACGCCGCAGCCTGTTGCGCCCCCCTCAAAAGGAAAGTCCCGAGATCGGTCTGTTCTAGGATCTTTGCTGCGAGTCCGGTGTTGATTGCGTAAAATCCAATGCGGCTTTAGAGCGTGCGCAGGAAGTCTATTACCCGGGCCAGCGCTAGGCAGTCCTCCCTGTTGTGCGACGGTGCTCAGCCATTCGGACGGGTATGGCGTCTACTCGTCTTCTCGAGTTGGCTCGGTTCATGTGGTGCTCACTGACCGATACTGGATCTCGGAGCGCAGGCATTGCCAAATCATGACTGAAGAACATGATCTCGACGCCCTCATAACGGTCCCGCGCCGTGTAGCTCAGGCGATACACGCGGTGACGATATCCCCGGTATAAGGCGCGGATCTGGGGAACGTCGTCGTATGACACGAGCCATGGCCGCCGGGCACCGACA is a window encoding:
- a CDS encoding exo-alpha-sialidase — encoded protein: MLLAVVLSVVFALGQAHAPGVTWGEKIEVASGGGYRGPWRMNESEYDYVDDPTVAINERGFVAVAWADQSRKDIFVQMYAPDGHKRLEEPVNVSRSPRIFSWLPRMLITSTDTIEVYILWQEIVFSGGSHGGEIFFARSTDGGKTISDPLNLSNDIAGSGKGRLTRRYWHNGSLDLAMGPEGNLYAAWTEYEGTLWFSRSTDRGRRFSRPVRIAGGGDATPARGPSLAVDARGDVYLAWTVGEDRAANIRVAKSTDGGRSFGAPRIVLESGGHADAPKIATDRKGAVHLAYAESPAGPFDRYRIHYTRSRDGGRAFEAPKEISSPHTEKFESVHFPALSVDGRDNLYVSWELFPGRRNYPEGLGFTYSRDGGRTFAPPTVIPGSVDPALGFNGSQQGLLMRKLAVNGAGAIAIVNSTFKSNERSRVWLFRGQAAGR